In one Pseudomonas marginalis genomic region, the following are encoded:
- a CDS encoding HupE/UreJ family protein has product MNLNKFLAAAALLLAPALAFAHPGHGDNGLVAGISHPLGGLDHLLAMVAVGLWAAQQKGAARWALPCTFVGTMLMGGVLGFEGLQLPALESGIAASVLALGLAVALAVRPPLFMAMGATALFALFHGVAHGLELPDMSSPWAYAAGFVGATAALHAAGYALVRWLPAAAAPLVRIAGAASAATGVWLLAS; this is encoded by the coding sequence ATGAACCTCAATAAATTCCTCGCAGCCGCCGCCCTGCTGCTCGCGCCCGCCCTGGCCTTCGCTCACCCTGGCCACGGCGACAACGGCCTGGTGGCCGGTATCAGCCACCCGCTGGGCGGCCTCGACCACCTGCTGGCCATGGTCGCGGTCGGCCTGTGGGCCGCGCAACAAAAGGGTGCCGCGCGCTGGGCCCTGCCGTGCACCTTTGTCGGCACCATGCTGATGGGCGGCGTGCTGGGTTTCGAAGGGCTGCAATTGCCCGCACTGGAAAGCGGGATCGCCGCCTCGGTGCTGGCCCTGGGCCTGGCGGTGGCACTGGCGGTGCGTCCGCCGTTGTTCATGGCCATGGGTGCGACGGCGTTGTTTGCGTTGTTCCATGGTGTGGCCCATGGCTTGGAGCTGCCGGACATGTCGAGCCCTTGGGCGTATGCCGCCGGCTTTGTCGGCGCGACCGCTGCACTGCACGCGGCCGGGTATGCGCTGGTGCGCTGGTTGCCGGCCGCAGCGGCACCGTTGGTGCGGATTGCCGGAGCGGCTTCGGCGGCGACTGGGGTGTGGCTGCTCGCCAGCTAA
- a CDS encoding urease accessory protein UreF: MNPAWALLRLASPQLPIGGYSYSQGLEMAVENGHVNDAASARRWISDQLLLNLARFEAPLLLAHCRAAAEQDWPALAQLCEAHQASRETRELYQESRQMGYSLQQLLNGLPELDSDARSFLEQRREPHLALGWALAARAWAISADDALAAWLWSWLENQLAVLMKTLPLGQQAAQRLTSELLPLLQQAQHDAARIDPHHFGSAAFGLSLASMAHERQYSRLFRS; the protein is encoded by the coding sequence ATGAACCCAGCCTGGGCGCTGTTGCGTCTGGCCAGTCCGCAATTGCCGATTGGCGGCTACAGCTATTCCCAAGGCCTGGAAATGGCCGTGGAGAACGGCCACGTCAACGATGCCGCCAGCGCTCGGCGCTGGATCAGCGACCAATTGCTGCTCAACCTCGCGCGCTTCGAAGCCCCGCTGTTGCTCGCCCATTGCCGCGCCGCTGCAGAGCAGGACTGGCCAGCGTTGGCGCAGCTGTGCGAAGCGCATCAAGCCAGCCGCGAAACCCGGGAGCTGTATCAGGAAAGTCGGCAGATGGGTTATTCCCTGCAGCAGTTGCTCAATGGCCTGCCGGAACTGGACAGCGACGCCCGCAGCTTCCTGGAGCAACGCCGCGAACCGCACTTGGCCCTGGGCTGGGCACTGGCCGCGCGCGCCTGGGCGATCAGCGCCGACGACGCCCTCGCCGCCTGGCTCTGGAGCTGGCTGGAAAACCAATTGGCCGTGCTGATGAAAACCCTGCCCCTGGGCCAGCAAGCCGCGCAGCGCCTGACCAGCGAGCTGCTGCCCCTACTGCAACAGGCCCAGCACGACGCCGCCCGCATCGACCCCCACCATTTCGGCAGCGCCGCCTTCGGCCTGTCCCTGGCGAGCATGGCCCACGAGCGCCAGTACAGCCGCCTGTTCCGTTCCTAA
- a CDS encoding ABC transporter ATP-binding protein, whose product MSAPILEMKDLDVFYGPIQALKKVSLHINEGETVSLIGSNGAGKSTLLMSIFGQPRAESGQILYNGVDITHKSSHYIASNGIAQSPEGRRVFPDMTVEENLLMGTIPIGDKFAQEDMQRMFELFPRLKERRNQRAMTMSGGEQQMLAIARALMSRPKLLLLDEPSLGLAPIVVKQIFSTLRELASTGMTIFLVEQNANHALRLSDRAYVMVNGEIRLTGTGKELLVNEEVRNAYLGGH is encoded by the coding sequence ATGAGTGCACCTATCCTCGAAATGAAGGACCTGGACGTGTTCTACGGCCCGATCCAGGCCCTGAAAAAAGTCTCGCTGCACATCAACGAAGGCGAAACCGTCAGCTTGATCGGCTCCAACGGCGCGGGTAAATCCACGCTGCTGATGTCGATCTTCGGCCAGCCACGGGCCGAGTCGGGGCAGATCCTCTACAACGGCGTCGACATTACCCACAAGTCGTCCCACTACATTGCCTCCAACGGCATTGCACAGTCGCCGGAAGGGCGGCGGGTGTTCCCCGACATGACCGTCGAGGAAAACCTGCTGATGGGCACCATCCCCATTGGCGACAAGTTCGCCCAGGAAGATATGCAACGCATGTTCGAGCTGTTCCCACGGCTCAAGGAGCGACGTAACCAGCGCGCCATGACCATGTCCGGTGGCGAGCAGCAAATGCTCGCCATCGCCCGCGCGCTGATGAGCCGACCCAAGCTGTTGCTGCTGGACGAACCGAGCCTGGGCCTGGCGCCGATTGTGGTGAAGCAGATCTTTTCCACCCTGCGCGAGCTGGCCTCCACCGGGATGACCATCTTCCTGGTGGAGCAGAACGCCAACCATGCACTGCGTTTGTCGGATCGGGCGTACGTGATGGTCAACGGTGAGATTCGCCTCACAGGCACCGGCAAGGAGCTGCTGGTGAACGAGGAAGTGCGCAACGCTTACCTCGGTGGCCACTGA
- the ureE gene encoding urease accessory protein UreE, with amino-acid sequence MLVIHRRIAPQALWAAELLLNFEARSKSRLRCFSADGEDVGLFLERGQPPLHDGEFLQAEDGRVVRVCARPEHLLHVTCSNAFELTRAAYHLGNRHVALQVGDGWLRLLDDYVLKAMLEQLGAHTETIEAPFQPEHGAYGGGHHHSRHGDEDFNYPPKLHQFGVRL; translated from the coding sequence ATGCTGGTGATCCACCGCCGAATCGCCCCCCAAGCCCTCTGGGCCGCTGAGCTGCTGCTGAATTTCGAAGCACGCAGCAAGAGCCGCCTGCGCTGTTTCAGTGCCGACGGTGAAGACGTCGGCCTGTTTCTGGAGCGCGGCCAGCCGCCGTTGCACGATGGCGAATTCCTGCAAGCCGAAGACGGACGTGTCGTACGCGTGTGCGCCCGCCCTGAACACCTGTTGCACGTCACCTGCAGCAACGCCTTTGAACTGACCCGCGCCGCCTACCACCTCGGCAACCGCCATGTGGCCTTGCAAGTGGGGGATGGCTGGTTGCGCCTGCTCGACGACTACGTGCTCAAGGCCATGCTTGAGCAACTGGGCGCCCACACCGAAACCATCGAGGCGCCGTTCCAACCGGAACACGGCGCCTATGGCGGCGGCCACCACCACTCCCGGCATGGCGATGAAGATTTCAACTACCCGCCCAAGCTGCATCAGTTCGGCGTACGTCTATGA
- a CDS encoding AGE family epimerase/isomerase, with the protein MPIAPSSAPQPSLNAVLTHFHTLIVPLWQGPGWNAELALPYEALDADHRPLPPQRYRAMACARQLYLFASLIGEPGAAFAEERAAVLFRSLQRHFHDAEHGGWFYSVDPAGQPLDKRKDLYTHAFIIFACAHYWAKVREALVESVLNAALEVVAQRFATEDGLYEAVLERNWSSLQSGPLQNPLMHLAEGFLATLAVREDAPVQAALLALATAMQQRFIDRRHGVMMEKPLGAVDNWFEPGHQFEWFFLLESSPVLRGTPLHASLTRAFAYAEHKGVDGATGAVSGMLALDGSVRDGTQRIWAQAEYLRALTLRPGSEAVLQRQLLALQQHFLHEKGWHECLDANGAVSRRDMPSTTPYHLATCYQGLIQHLG; encoded by the coding sequence ATGCCCATCGCTCCAAGCTCCGCCCCCCAGCCTTCTTTGAATGCCGTGCTCACGCACTTCCACACCCTGATCGTGCCGCTCTGGCAGGGCCCGGGCTGGAATGCCGAATTGGCGCTGCCCTATGAGGCGCTGGACGCCGATCACCGCCCACTGCCCCCGCAACGCTACCGCGCCATGGCCTGCGCGCGGCAGTTGTACCTGTTCGCCAGCCTGATCGGCGAGCCAGGGGCGGCCTTCGCTGAAGAGCGCGCGGCGGTGCTGTTCCGCTCCCTGCAACGGCATTTCCACGATGCCGAACACGGCGGCTGGTTCTACAGCGTCGACCCCGCCGGCCAGCCGCTGGACAAGCGAAAAGACCTCTACACCCACGCCTTCATCATCTTTGCCTGCGCCCATTACTGGGCCAAGGTGCGTGAAGCGCTGGTGGAATCGGTGCTGAACGCCGCCCTCGAAGTCGTGGCCCAGCGCTTCGCCACCGAAGACGGCCTGTACGAGGCGGTGCTGGAACGCAACTGGTCGTCCCTCCAGTCCGGCCCGCTGCAAAACCCGTTGATGCACCTGGCCGAAGGTTTCCTCGCCACACTTGCGGTGCGCGAGGATGCCCCTGTGCAAGCGGCCCTGCTGGCCTTGGCGACGGCCATGCAGCAGCGTTTCATCGACCGCCGGCACGGCGTGATGATGGAAAAGCCGCTGGGCGCTGTGGATAACTGGTTTGAGCCGGGGCACCAGTTCGAGTGGTTCTTTTTGCTCGAATCGTCGCCCGTGCTGCGCGGCACCCCGCTGCATGCGTCACTGACGCGGGCGTTTGCCTACGCTGAGCACAAGGGTGTGGACGGCGCGACCGGAGCGGTTAGCGGCATGTTGGCGCTCGACGGCAGCGTGCGCGACGGCACCCAGCGTATCTGGGCCCAGGCCGAGTACCTGCGGGCACTGACCTTGCGCCCTGGCAGTGAGGCGGTGCTGCAGCGCCAACTGCTGGCGCTGCAACAGCATTTCCTGCATGAGAAAGGCTGGCATGAATGCCTGGATGCCAACGGCGCGGTGAGCCGACGGGATATGCCATCGACCACACCGTATCATTTGGCAACCTGCTACCAGGGGCTGATCCAGCATCTCGGGTGA
- a CDS encoding ABC transporter ATP-binding protein, whose translation MSKEVVLSVEHLMMHFGGIKALSDVSLKVERNSIFALIGPNGAGKTTVFNCLTGFYKASGGKIELNIRGKQTNVIQLLGERFKAVDFVSPKSFLSRVYYKMFGGTHLVNRAGLARTFQNIRLFKEMSVLENLLVAQHMWVNRNMLAGILNTKGYRKAESDALDHAFYWLEVVDLVDCANRLAGELSYGQQRRLEIARAMCTRPQIICLDEPAAGLNPQETEALSAMIRLLRDEHDLTVVLIEHDMGMVMSISDHIVVLDHGNVIAEGGPEAIRNDPKVIAAYLGADEEELV comes from the coding sequence ATGAGCAAGGAAGTCGTCCTCTCCGTGGAACACCTGATGATGCACTTCGGTGGCATCAAGGCCTTGAGCGATGTGAGCCTCAAGGTCGAACGCAACTCGATCTTCGCCCTGATCGGCCCCAATGGAGCCGGCAAGACCACCGTGTTCAACTGCCTCACCGGCTTCTACAAAGCCAGCGGCGGCAAGATCGAACTGAACATCCGCGGCAAGCAGACCAATGTGATCCAGCTGCTCGGCGAGCGCTTCAAGGCGGTCGACTTCGTATCGCCAAAAAGCTTCTTGAGCCGGGTGTACTACAAGATGTTCGGTGGCACCCACCTGGTCAACCGCGCCGGCCTGGCCCGGACCTTCCAGAACATTCGCCTGTTCAAGGAAATGTCGGTGCTGGAAAACCTGCTGGTGGCCCAGCACATGTGGGTCAACCGCAACATGCTGGCGGGCATCCTCAACACCAAGGGCTACCGCAAGGCCGAAAGCGATGCCCTCGACCATGCGTTCTACTGGCTCGAAGTGGTGGACCTGGTGGACTGCGCCAACCGCCTGGCCGGTGAGCTTTCCTACGGCCAGCAGCGCCGCCTGGAAATCGCCCGCGCCATGTGCACCCGGCCGCAGATCATCTGCCTGGACGAACCGGCAGCGGGCCTCAACCCCCAGGAAACCGAAGCCCTCAGCGCGATGATTCGCCTGTTGCGCGACGAACACGACCTGACGGTGGTGCTGATCGAACACGACATGGGCATGGTGATGAGTATTTCCGACCACATTGTGGTGCTGGACCACGGCAACGTGATTGCCGAAGGCGGGCCGGAAGCGATCCGCAACGACCCGAAAGTGATTGCCGCCTACCTGGGCGCCGACGAAGAGGAGCTGGTATGA
- the ureG gene encoding urease accessory protein UreG, with translation MNTQPLRVGIGGPVGSGKTALTLALCLALRDRYNLAVVTNDIYTREDADFLVRNQALAPERIIGVETGGCPHTAIREDASINLEAVDQLNRRFPGLDLILVESGGDNLSATFSPELSDLTIYVIDVSAGDKLPRKGGPGICKSDLLVINKIDLAPLVGASLELMNSDTQRMRNGKPFVFSNQKTGVGLEEIVAFIERQGLLTAA, from the coding sequence ATGAACACACAACCCCTGCGTGTCGGTATCGGTGGCCCGGTCGGCTCCGGCAAGACCGCCCTGACCCTGGCCCTGTGCCTCGCGCTGCGCGATCGCTACAACCTGGCGGTGGTCACCAACGACATCTACACCCGCGAAGACGCCGACTTCCTGGTGCGCAACCAGGCCCTGGCGCCGGAGCGCATCATCGGCGTGGAAACCGGCGGCTGCCCGCACACGGCGATTCGCGAGGACGCCTCGATCAATCTGGAAGCGGTGGACCAACTCAACCGCCGCTTTCCCGGCCTGGACCTGATCCTGGTGGAGTCCGGCGGCGATAATCTGTCGGCCACCTTCAGCCCGGAGCTGTCGGACCTGACCATCTATGTGATCGATGTGTCCGCCGGCGACAAGCTGCCGCGCAAGGGCGGGCCTGGTATTTGCAAATCCGACCTGCTGGTGATCAACAAGATCGACCTGGCGCCGCTGGTGGGCGCGTCGCTGGAGCTGATGAACAGCGACACCCAGCGCATGCGCAACGGCAAACCCTTTGTGTTCAGCAACCAGAAAACCGGGGTAGGCCTGGAAGAAATCGTCGCCTTCATCGAACGCCAAGGCCTGCTGACCGCCGCCTGA
- a CDS encoding SDR family oxidoreductase, producing the protein MSNTLFITGATSGFGEACARRFAEAGWKLVLTGRRAERLNALVEELSKQTEVHGLVVDVRDRKGMEDAIANLPPSFATLRGLINNAGLAVGTDPAPKCDLDDWETMVDTNIKGLLTTTSLLLPRLIAHGRGAGIINLGSIAGSYPYPGSHVYGGSKAFVKQFSLNLRCDLQGTGVRVTNIEPGLCESEFSLVRFGGDQARYDATYAGAEPIQPQDIADTIFWVLNTPAHVNINRLELMPVSQTWAGFAIERGAK; encoded by the coding sequence ATGTCCAACACGCTGTTTATTACTGGCGCCACCTCAGGTTTTGGCGAAGCCTGCGCCCGTCGGTTTGCCGAGGCCGGCTGGAAACTGGTGCTTACCGGTCGTCGTGCCGAGCGTTTGAATGCGCTGGTCGAGGAGCTTTCCAAGCAGACCGAAGTGCACGGCCTGGTGGTGGATGTACGGGATCGCAAAGGCATGGAAGACGCGATCGCCAACCTGCCGCCATCGTTCGCCACCCTGCGCGGGCTGATCAACAACGCCGGCCTGGCCGTGGGCACTGACCCGGCGCCCAAGTGCGACCTCGACGACTGGGAAACCATGGTCGATACCAACATCAAAGGCCTGCTGACCACCACCAGCCTGCTGCTGCCGCGCCTGATCGCCCATGGTCGTGGCGCCGGGATCATCAACCTGGGCTCCATCGCCGGCAGCTACCCGTACCCGGGCAGCCATGTGTATGGCGGTTCCAAGGCGTTCGTGAAGCAGTTCTCCTTGAACCTGCGCTGTGACCTGCAGGGCACCGGCGTGCGTGTGACCAACATCGAGCCGGGCCTGTGCGAAAGCGAGTTCTCCCTGGTGCGCTTCGGCGGTGACCAGGCGCGCTACGACGCCACCTACGCCGGTGCCGAGCCGATCCAGCCGCAGGACATTGCCGACACCATCTTCTGGGTGCTGAACACGCCGGCGCACGTCAACATCAACCGCCTGGAACTGATGCCGGTGAGCCAGACCTGGGCTGGGTTTGCGATTGAGCGGGGGGCCAAGTAA